Below is a genomic region from candidate division WOR-3 bacterium.
CCTGTTCAACCTTTTCCTTGGCAACCCCCCGTTTCAGAAGCTCCTGCTTCACCCGCCATTTGCCCTTATGACCTATCCTTATCCTCTCCTCAACATAATCCTTTGTCAGTTTCTCATCATCTGCCAGCCCCAACTCCTTGAGCCGCTCCAGGACCCGCGCAATCACCACTGGCGAATAGCCCTTTTTCTCCAGCCTTTCCTTCAGCTCCTTTTCTGTCCTTGCCTTATACGAAAGCAAGAGAAAGGCATAATTGCGGCACAACCGATACTGCTCCTCAAGAACCACCTGTTCCAGAAACTGCCTGTCAACCCTTTCCCCCTCCTTCAGCCCGAACTCGGCAACCGTCTCCTTGTCCAAGGAGAAGGCGAACTCGCCGTCAACAAATACCGAGAGCCTTTTCTTACTTCTTCTTTGCGGCTTGAGCCCGGTTATCCTCATCCTTTATCTTCGGACGGGCAATCTTCAGTTTCTCCCGCAGCGCCGCCTCAATCTTTGCCGCCACATCCTTATGCCCCTTCAAAAACTCAATCGCCGCATCCCTTCCCTGACCAAGTTTGGTATTGCCAAAGGAAAAATAGGCACCGGACTTGTCAACCACACCCTGCTCCACACCCAAATCAACCAGTTCGCCCTC
It encodes:
- a CDS encoding RecX family transcriptional regulator; amino-acid sequence: MRITGLKPQRRSKKRLSVFVDGEFAFSLDKETVAEFGLKEGERVDRQFLEQVVLEEQYRLCRNYAFLLLSYKARTEKELKERLEKKGYSPVVIARVLERLKELGLADDEKLTKDYVEERIRIGHKGKWRVKQELLKRGVAKEKVEQALKDAPDETEAAMMVLEHFLPRYQRLDEETKLRRIYG